Sequence from the Chiloscyllium plagiosum isolate BGI_BamShark_2017 chromosome 34, ASM401019v2, whole genome shotgun sequence genome:
CCTCGCTGTCTCATTGAAGGCTGTCCTACCTCTGCAGACAGCTCTCCAATGAGCCGTCCACCTTAAACACTCGGCAGAATTCGATCAGCCATCGATACCCCCGTGAGTTGCTCATTCGGAAAGGGGCCAGGAGGTGGACAATACCCACCGGCATTTACCCCCGACACCCAGAGATGGCGGAACCCAGAGCGGACACAAACTGAGATAAACACTCGGTTCACTTCGAGCTGCGGAatgaccaaaaaaaaacacagcaagaaGAAGGTCCAGAAATGGAATCCTTCGTCGGGATAAAAGACAAATTTAACACTGAATAAAGATCCCACAGAAATAATTGTCATCCAAAAGTTGCGAGGCGCCGGGCGTTTGTACACTTTTCCAAAACTGCCAAAAGAAGCTCAAATCAGCGCCGTCTTAACGCGTTTTCCCCTCTCATTAAATCCAGGTAAATGCAAGCTGGGAGCCTGGGCTGTGGACCGCAGCTCTGTCCccagacagtgctggagaaactcagcaggtcaggctgcatctgtggagagagaaacaaagttaacggcTCAGCTCCATCAGCGGCTGGTACTCAGCATTTAGAAAATCAGAGGAGAGATATCCCAGACCGGGATAGGGAACTCTGTCAATGAATCTGcataatgttttccaaaacaaaacatccGAGAGAAAGGGAAGTTACACAGAGAAACcaagaaataattattttatttgtggACATTGTATATACACATCTCAGGTGGTGGAGTTAGAACACTCCTGCATTATTCTGAAATCAGATCTTTCACTTTAACACCTGGGGTTTTGGCCCAGCTCAGAATTAAAAGCGCCTAACCTTTCTTGTTCAGGGAATTGAATGTTGATGTGCACTGACATGcaaaattgaaataatattctataCCCAGCAAACACAGTTATGCAGATGTAGCAACAGCACTGAGCCAGAGCTAGTTTGGAAGGTGAGGGCccggagaggagaggagaggacaaGGACACTTTCCCAAAGTTTAGGGAGAATCAGACAGAACTCTCGTTGACAAAATAACTCTCTACAATATCTGACATTCCCGATAACAGAGACGTCGATCTTCGTGTCATCGCAGGTAGAGAAGAAGACGGAGTTGTATAAACCCTGACCGAGCGGCTGCTTCTAACCAGGGGCTGGGTGTAAAGCAGGTGATTGTCCCATTGGGGAGATTTGGGAATGAGTGTGCGGACTGTGTAAGTTACAGTCAACAATAACTATCACCAAATTAGTTAATGTAAAAAGAATTGAATAGTTTGTAAGACTATTCATATCACAAAGCCCCGTGTATAATGTACCTTTTACCCCCGCTTACCCCATGAAGCGGTACTTTACAAAGGCTGGGTTGGGCTTCGTGTTGAAATGACAATTTGATCACTTTGTAGCAGCGGGTATGGGGAATAAGGAACAGTGTTCTGTGAGCGATGCCCCAGGTTGTGTAGTGACAGACTCTCTCCCAGTAACAGTGTCCCAGGGAATCCTGTCTCTAATATTTCCCACCCTCAGTGAATATCACTCTCCGGACAAACCCTGAGTTGGGAAGCTATCGGTTTGATTATgtattagagaggtgctggaaaagtggtGCTGGATTcctgaacggcttttgcccgaaacctcgattctcctgctcctcggatgctgcctgacctgctgtgtttttccagcaccactctaatctagactctgatctccagcatctgcagtcctcactttcaccaagtgGATTATATATTAGTCTATTTGTCGGTTTGGGCCACGGGGGTGGAGAGAGACAATGTGGGTGAATATTCCTTACCACGAGGGTGGGTGGCcggttcccccctcccccacccccggcTTATTGCAATCTGCCCCTTCCCTTTACCCGGCTCTCAACAGGTACCACCTCCCTTCCCCCAACTCCGCTGCTGTGGCTGAGGGGGTTTGGGGGAGTTCAGCCCTTGCTCTGCTATCCCACCCGCGGGTTGTTGCAGGGGGTgggtcccatagtgcccagggccGTTTCCCCCTACCCCCCGGGAGGGCAGGAGACTGACAGAcccctctccatctccctctccctctgtcccccctccccaccctctcaGTCCACCCGCTCCCGGGCTGTGCCTAGTGCCTGGCCCAAGGGGAGAGGGTACAGGCGGGGTGGCTGGTGCAGGGAGGGGTCGATGTGCCAGGAGCTGAGTTGGTGGCACACGTTGGTGATCCCAGAGTCAGTGCCAGGCTCCAGCCCGCGCTCCTCCTGCTCCTCCCCGGTCACATCCTCAGCGATGGGCATTAACCTGAGGCCGCTCCGGGCCCGCTCCAGGGGAGGTCGGTATGGGCACTGGCTGTTGAGGAGCTTCCTGATGGGCACCAGGGGCACCATGCCCTGGCCGAGCCGCTGCTGCTGCCGGTGCCGGGCATCGTCCTGCCGTTTGAGCCGCTTGAAGTCGGCGAAGGCGGAGCGGGAGAGCTGCTGGAGCTGAGCCGCTAGTTCCTGGGCCCGGGCGGCTTTACACAGCAGCACCGCATGGCATCGCAGCACCACCGCCTTGTGCTTCACCTGGTGCCGGTAAACCCAAGCTAACACCCGCCGCCGCTGCCCGTCCGCCGCGCAGTACGTGATCCGGTGCAGAAGGTACAAGTGGCCGCTCTGTTTGCATTTGTATTCCGCCTGCCTCATCCGGATGCCGTGGGGGCCAATGGTGAGCTTCATCTTGGTGCCCGCCGTGCCCTGCTCACACCGTGCCCAGATTCTGGCCACTGCCTGCTCGGTGCAGCCTTCCCCCCGGGCGGTGAAGGTCACTGCGTTACCCAGGTACCAGACCGTGTAGCTCGGGGCGTCCCGGGTCAGCTGCAGCTTCTGCCGCCTGCTCCTGAACATGGTACCGAGCCTGGGCAGCGGGCACTGAGGCCAAATGCCAGGACATGCCCGCACCAAGGAGGACAGCAGCGAGCTGTAGCTCAAACCGCCGCCCGGTAAACTCTTCGCCTTCGCCTGGTTTTCCTCATCCAACAGGAccagcttgctctttctccagggcagcatggtgtctgtgtgtgacagagagagagagtgagggagagagagggagcagcgcacagaccctcacacacagagagacacgcaccctcacacacagagaccCTCACCCGTACAGAGACCCTCACTCACACCGAGaccctcacacacagagagacacgcaccctcacacacagagaccCTCACCCGTACAGAGACCCTCACTCACACCgagaccctcacacacacagagacacgcaccctcacacacagagaccCTCACCCGTACAGAGACCCTCACTCAC
This genomic interval carries:
- the fam43b gene encoding protein FAM43B, which codes for MLPWRKSKLVLLDEENQAKAKSLPGGGLSYSSLLSSLVRACPGIWPQCPLPRLGTMFRSRRQKLQLTRDAPSYTVWYLGNAVTFTARGEGCTEQAVARIWARCEQGTAGTKMKLTIGPHGIRMRQAEYKCKQSGHLYLLHRITYCAADGQRRRVLAWVYRHQVKHKAVVLRCHAVLLCKAARAQELAAQLQQLSRSAFADFKRLKRQDDARHRQQQRLGQGMVPLVPIRKLLNSQCPYRPPLERARSGLRLMPIAEDVTGEEQEERGLEPGTDSGITNVCHQLSSWHIDPSLHQPPRLYPLPLGQALGTARERVD